agtgttcaaatacattttatttaatacgCAATGTTattaacacaataaaataaattttAAAAATTACAGGGCTGTCAGTTTGTCTGGGTGTTTTTTGGACTTGCTTCAGAGATTCTGCCTCGCCATCCGCTCCTGATCCATAGCAGATTGCAAAGCCAGAACGGTGTCTGTGGGTGATAAACAGGGCTGTGTGAATATGAGGCACGCTCACTTTGATTCTTTATACCCGCAATAACCTTGTTGGGTGTTACATTAAATGATAAAGACAAAAGAATTTTTCTTTcacacaaaagaagaagctCCATCTGGTGTTTAAACAAGCTCAAGCTTAGTGAAAATAATGGTGTAATCAGCAGTGATAAACAATATGATCTAAAAAAATTCTGAAAAGACTGAACCTAAATAAATGTGTGGTTTGTACAAACCCTGCAAGTTTTTGCAATAATTCATGATGGCAGGAAAGCCAGTCTCGATGTTGTACGAGGTTTCATCCATTGCTTTTACAAGTTCAGCTGCCCTCTGAAGAAcaagttacaaaaaaaatgaagatacacacacaacaacaaaactaaaATAGGAGCAGGGCTACACAAACTCTTACCTTGAGATCTGTGTGAActttttcctgcagctctgccacTTGAGATATAGCATCATACACACTGTTATCCTCCACAGACTCCTACAACACACAAAGGTGATAAGCCAAGCAGTAACAAGTGATGCACAGGCTATAACTCCCacatttgtcatttatttattcatgctgTGCAAGCTCACCTCATCTGAGATGCCAGTTACAGGTTCTTGTGTCTTAGGCGCTCGACTGGCTTTGGAATTGCCTTTAAGTTCCTTCACTCTGGCAAAGAGCAGAAAGGTTACTTTCTAAGATAATATCTCAGCATTCCATCCAACGATTATTTGTCATAAAAtcacaaaatatatattctaAATGTACCTGTCAGCATAACGTAGTGTGTTCATGGTATATTCACACGAAGCCATGCCTGGTGACACCATGGCAATCTACCAAATAAAGAGGAAGATGCAGACATTTTCCTTCTGTCATTCAAACAAAGTgtaaacagcagagtttgtgcTGTTTGGTGTGCAACTGCATCAttcattataatattattatgcCACAAATTGGCATTTTAACGTACCATGCAGGTCCTGGACTTTTCACCAATGAAGGAATCCCTGAGGACTTTGGTCAAAGTGCTCATGCGGAAAGGAATGTGATCACTGTTTGCTCCCAGAGATCGAATACACTCCTACAGGACAAGAGTGGATAGATGGGTGTGACGACAATATCTTTTTAGCGTGACACAGACATCAGACATCAGAACTGTTTCCatcataaaaagtaaaaaaaaaaaaaaaaaaaaacttcgtCTGCATCCTGGCAGAGGGACAAGACAGAAAAGAGACCCATTGCTGCAACATTAATCAAGTGGGTGCATGCCACATCACTCATAGCCAACCTTGAGAGCTAGCAGGCTGCGGTTAATCTCGGCAGTCTCAACCAAAGTGCTGCGGTCATCGCTGCTGACATCTGTGCCGCGCTCATTACCAGCCAAATCAACCAATGAAAATTTGCCGTGCAGTGTGGTAGCACGGTCATTGCGTCGTAGTACGATCTGAAGAACTGCGTGAGAGCGAGATGAGTTGGCATTGGCTGATGTCTGACCTGATGTTCTGAAAACAGATGAGAGAATGTCTAAATTCATGAACGTTCTTTTACAAGGGAGTTTCCTAAATGCTGTTTTGAGATAGATTTTAGTTTTGTGCCGTCATGTTAAAGTAACCTTATAAGgcatttttattcttttgtttagacaaaaataaagtttgataAGGCATGTTCCATGCGACAGCAACATTGCTAATGCTTACCTGCACGCACTGCCTATCCGTACAATATTGATGACCTCCTCTGCGGTGGACACGAGGACCTCCTCCAGGCCCACTACCTGAACCTGCTGCCGCTCATCCTCCAAAACCCGGAGCTTGGCCTTCTTATTTATTAGGTCAAATACCTAAAAATCAAGAAGCATTCACTGTAAGTTTgagattaatatttttaaatgaatctgaaagtatatatttttcttaCTTTGCCATTGTAAATCTCAAAGAAGCTGACGCAGGCAAAGAGATCCAGATGAGCGTACTTTCTGTGGTTGAGATAGGTGAAAACATCCTGGGCTAGAAGAGAAAGACTATATCAAAGCTCTTCATACAAACGTCATGCCAACAGAGTGCCAAGTTGGTGATTAATATTAAGTTATTGCTATAATCAATTTAGCATATTGTAGTTATTTTTGTAGTATTTTAAGCCAGATGAGATATTTTGTCCTTACCTGCAAAGGCGTAAATCCCTTTAGCACTGTTCTGCAGCTTTCCTGTGAAATCCCCTCCCATtgtctaaaaagaaaaaaggggcatTGCAAAAAGCTGTGGATCTgaaacattcattcattaattcattaattcatCCAACATTATGTAGACACTTACATGAGTCTTACCACTTCCTGTCTGGCCGTAGGCAAAACATGTTGCCATACTACCTTCAAAAATGGACTGCACCAAAGGTTTGGCTGTGAATCTAGTGGGGAAAAAACATATCACATGTACTTTatgtggaaaatgaaaaaacaaacaaaaacacaagacagaATGACAAAGTGAGGTTAATGAGGTTATTACTTGTAGACCAGGTCATTTGTGGCGCTCTCATCAAAGGAGTAGTCAAAGTGGAAGATCTGATTGTCCAAGTACTTGGTGAGGTCCACCTTCTGCTTTGGCTCATGGACTATCAATGCACCATTTCCTGGTATAGACACCACatctatttcttttttatttatctctgaaaaacaaaaatgtatattttcacAAATAATTCCAACAGATTGATAGGCTTCTGTGTGTATCTACAGTAACATACCTTGCTTGTTAAAGGGTCGCttgcgaacacacacacaaatcctgtGAGGCTCAAACTGTAAAGGCAAAAGACGAGAAAGAAGAGAATTTGGCTACACCTAACACATTAATTGTACTCATATTTTCTTTTCCATAAAAAattaatgtgtctgtgtttctgattCCAAACCTACCTTGTCAGTAGTCAATATTGGAGTTATTTCCAAGGTCTCCCTGAACTCTTGGATCATGTCATAGAACCTCTGGTTTGGCCGAAAAGCTTCTCCAAactaaaaaaaggtaaactaggATAACTAATGCTGCTCATGCTAATAAAAtcctaaaaataaatacattaaaaaatgacaaagagCACCTTTCCCCTCTTGGTCTGCATGTCAGGGGGCTTTATAATAGTAGACAGCCTTTTGTTTCCCTTGTTTAATTCTTGGGGGGCCACAGATTTTCTTCTGCCTGAAAAGTATGATGCACACAATCTACAAACCAACTTACTGTAAAGAGTAGCAATATATCCAGTGCATACACACAACATTGCAAATCTGAAATCTGTTTCTGACCTTTGACTGCAGGCAGTGCAGGGACTTGCTCAGGATCATCATTTTCCTTAATGGACGCACGGACAAAAGGCAGCGATGGTGCTGGTTTGGCATCCTTCTTCCTACGCTGCTGGTTAGGAACAGCTGGATAAGGAAGGAAAATACATTGAGCTTATTAAAAAAGTTTCAAACAAAGCATAAAATGATATCTCTTTAAATAATTTCATACTACATGATTTTCAATGTGATGAAACACTACCAACCAGAACTTTTGAGGTCTGAAGCTGAGGAGACATCAGGAAAAAACATCTCCTGTTTCTTTGGAGACTCCATTGTTGGGACTGCTACAGGTGCAGGCGGCTCAAACATGCATGTCTGCCGGCCAGGAACCCGGGAGGCAACTGAAAATCAGATTAGGTTAGACCAGCTAAAATACAAATGTCTTGAATGACAGTTGTTACATATGACAAATACTGTAGTATCTGGAACCAGATTCTAGAAATAATTAAAGTGAGAAAGAAGTGAGCTGGAGTATTTAACAAAAGGTACAAATAGATCATAGTTTACCAACTCAATATGTGGCTGTATAACACTACAAAAAGTGTGAAATAAAACCAGTCCTcaagaaagacaaagaggagtAATGCATTAGTGTTATCtccaaaatggcagcaaaaTGCTATGCCTAATTAACCAGTAATGACactccttttcttctttcttttcatacAGTGTACCTTTTCTCATCACCACCCAAGTTATGAATAACTAGTGATTACATCCACAGAACtacttttgttttaaaacacattatatCATGACAGGGGGTAAAGAATTATACAGGCCGTGCATGAATCGTGTGAACAGAGAAATTTAAACCTCACCACCTCATTTTCAGACAAACAGCAAGAAGAGACATcaaacaaaaatgtgaaaatgtgtggtATGAAAGCCCAATAGAAATGATCATTTGTGCATAATCAGATCTGAGCAAAGTTTAGCTCTAGCAAAACTGATTGTTTTCTGTGACCCCCTCATCCCTTAAGAAGTGATTAGAAAATACATGGAGAGCATGCATGTTTTATGGACCTGATTCTTCAGCTGCCTTGACTGCTGGAGCAGAGGCTTTCGGAAGTAAATAAGCACATAGGTCACAAAACTAAACGTGAATATCTATCACAGACAAATAATCCACTTTATTTACATACACAGGGCAGGACCGGGAATCCTGGACGAGCGCAGGCGGCCATCATATTTCTGCAGGAGAGACAAATGGGTAGAAAATAAAAATCCCGTCTTTGGATAGCCAGGGGTGCTTGCATGTAACATATTAGAACAGCCAGAGTCTGCTTCTCCTAGGAtcaagattattattattctaataTAAAGAATGGGCATTTGatgaagaatttaaaaagaagtGTAAACAATCCTCCACTCCAACAACAAGATGCTTAATTTACCTGCTATGAACAAATGTCAGCAAACTCTCACCTTAACAGGAACAGCAGCTGGTGGTTCAGGAGTTTTGTCGCTTAAAGCATTGATGTGCTCAAAAAGCTCCTGATTGAGTGTGTATAACTCGCTCACCTCAACCTTAGACAAAATCAAAACAGACAATGCATATAAACCTTAGGTGTACGTGACTTAGTTTCAAGGCAAACGGTGGGCTCAGGATATTGCAAATGTCTTTTCTGTATTCTTTAAATTACTGACCTCTTTGCCTCGGCACACATTCATCTCATGCCATTCTACTATTACAGAAGACTTGACCTCATCCACCTTTTTCACAGTGGCCAGGTGCACTCGACCTGTACAGAAATGGCAGATTCGGGATCAAACTTCTGACATGCCTTCATTGCTTTGAAGATCAGACTTAGCATTGAAAGCATTATGAGCTCACCATCGCTGCGACTGATGTGTACAGACAGTCCAACAAGGAGTCTGGACAGGTTGCCCTCCATTTTCTTGATACTGCAGCAAAACAATGTGACATACAAGGTGGCTAACATTAGCGCATTTACAAGCTAACTCACTGTGTAGCGGTTTCTTGTCGGTCGCCATAAAGTGTCTTTCCTCCTTTTATCAATAAATGTGCTAGTATATTTAAGTTCGTTTcacttttaattctttttttttttactttttattctaGTTACCCACACTTACCTGCGACCGTTCCGAATCCAACACCGCTCAAGATTTAAACTGGCGTTCCGAGTACTTATGAATTTGATTGGTCCTCGGAGTTCTTCTTCTACGTTCTTCCTCCACACCCCTGATGGCTTTGTAGCGCCACCAAATGGATTATTTAGGAATGACATCTGCAGCGAAAATCATTTCTAGAGGCAGACAGTGCACCCACCACTCCACCACTGGACTTTAGCGTCATTCACCACTTTGCAGAGAGAGACGAGACACTGAAATCAAGCACAACGTGCAGTGGGTTGAACCCACAGTTCTCACTGTGTACTTCACCTGTCAATTAGATAACATTACATGATTGATCAACAAAGGCCAGGTATACAATAAAGATATGTTTATAATTTGAATAATTGCGATCACACAGTGAGATATATTCATTTATGTCCCCACATATaatatgaaaataaacacataaaagatacacatattgattattttatcagttgtgtgttttacactgtAGTGAAAAGGTCACCAGGCAGTCCTGACAAATCAGTGTCAAAACAGGAATCCTGTGTTTGTCCACATGCTCAAACTCTTCCCACACCCACTGCAAACTAGGCACAACACTTCAGTCCCCCATGACATCAACAATCAGGGACAGCTGGAGACTGACCCATAATGCAGTTCAGCCTTGCCTTCAGCGTGGGAGGCTTCccatttttcctcttttcttttgccCCCCTCAGCCTCCCCTCTAAAGTGCCCGCACCCTCTCAGCCTCCAAACCTCCTATCTATACACAAGCTGGACTTATGTATACACATTCCCTGCAAGCAAACGCTGACACATGACAAATCAAAGGCCTAATAAACAGCTTGCGCTGAACAATTTTCCCCCCACCaccaaaggatgaaaaataaacaaatcccTGTCGGTTGGCCGTCGAGGCCATTTGGTAGGTCTGTCTGTCGATGACTGGGTGGCCGAGGGCTGCTCGGTGTGAGGCCTGGGATGGAGCCACAACTGTTTCCTGTGGGCAGCCCAACCCCCAGAACCTCTCCACAACTGGCTTAGTGGGTGGTAttcccctcctctttcttttcctctcatccccctctctccctcagacCCTCCTCCCGCTTCACTCCAGACACTCCTCCTTCCCCTTTTTGGTCCATCCATTCTCAGAGCCTCACTCCTGCACTCAACACTTGCCCACTGGCCTTGAGAGGACTGTGTAAGCTAAGCAAAGGCTTAAACGTTAATCCAGGGCATTAAAAATGCcggtgtttgtatgtctgtgcatTAACTATTAGTTATACAATTTTGTTGATTTCTACTCATTTCTACAGCAGCCGTTTGACAGGAAAAACGGCTGCTGTATAATCTTATAAAAAGACTCTCAGAAACTGAAAGGTTTAGTGTATTTTTCAGAAAATGTCACACAAATCTTGCTGATGCTCCCTGCTCATGTGTCGGTATAGCTGTGttacacacatttgtttgttcaTACTGATAAATAAGGGTTGAATATTTAGCTGTAAAAAAATTCTCAGCAGGAAGTTGGAAACTTCTGCATAACCAATGATGCTGCATGGAGACTGCAGTCATGGAAAGGAAGGTGCCGGTTTTCTCAGTCTGGATGGTTGGTACTAGTGGTGGCAGCGGATTTGAAAAAGGAGGAGGTGTTGTATCTGTTGGCCCTGTGTCTGTTCTTGCTCCACTTTTTTCCATCTGTCCAAAAGCATATTTTCTCAGTGTAAAGAAAATTGGCAGAGGCCATGGTTCTGTTCCCCTATACAgactaaataaacacacatgcatggtgTATGTGAGTCGAGCATACTTAGAAAACCACCCAAGAAGGttgacagaggggaagaagacCAGCAAAaggaacaaagaagaagaaagggagaGAATGAAGTGGAGAAATGTTCTTATTTCTTTCTGTTAATGGAAATAATTATAGTGCTGTGTCTTGCAAAACTCTCACATGAATATTTTAGATCTTCTTTCCAAGGCGAAGCTGTCAGTTCTTGGCAAGTATTAGTCATTTTGGCTCGATCCCTAAATACACAGTAGACTCTTGGTGTGTGGTGGTCTCATGAGATGGTAGAGATAATATTAAAAGCCATATGATTCTGAAAAAATCTTACATCATCTTCATTTTACATCTCTGTCATGATGACACCTTCCTCATTTTGCCCATTTGTATTTGAAGTCTGTGTTGCACTACACAACATCACCAGCAGAGTGCAATATAGCTACAAAACACCCATGACAACACACAGTCAGTTACAGCTGAGTGTGGACCTGGAGATAAAAGCATTAGCAAGGCTCACAAGTCAATATTTGTATGGAATTGTTTTTCGCTTATCAGTAGGTttcatgtattgtttcacaGCTAAACTTAGTCAGTTGTGAACTGCAGGGATTAAAACTCCTCCAGCCAAGCAGGCAAACTGAGCAAATACTGAGTGAGTCTGgaacattcattcattaaagCATATTAGTATTCTTGGCATGTGGGGATCCACTGAAACATGCCAGTGACCCATTTTGGTTCCCGGCCCATCATCATTTCAGAAAGGCCATATAGACTGAGCTCTTCAACCACATGGTCTCAAGCTCTGGGACAGTTCAGTAAACAGTTTATTCACCTTTGAGCTCTGCCACACTGACCCGGCTCTGTGCCAGCAGCTACCCCGAGTTTTCACAGCTGGCAAATTTTATTTGTTTCCTCAACTACAGTATAATTTGGTTTACTTTATTTTCTTGGTCGTcaaagaagcacacacagacacacttagcCTTTTGGGAACGGCTCGTCTGTCAACACTATATTGATCCATTTAGTAGGTTTCATGTGATGAATGCACAATAATAGTGTTTCTCCTTCACCCATCACACCTCTGACAGCAATACGTCAGTATGTGGAGGCATAATTTTAATCCACTTAACTGGAATGGAATAGAATTAATACAGTGAACATAAAGAACAGTCTGTCTGTTCATGGTTAACATTTAATTATTCATCATGTTGAATTTCTTACATTCAAACCTGTGATTTCatgcttttctgtcttttgatCCACTTGTGTCTAGTTAAGACTCTTAAGATTTCAATGAGTTATCAACAGATGCTTTAAATATACACTCTATACTTCAGAGATGAGGATTTAAAACTCCAATAAACTTCGCAGAAAAGCCAAAGgctagaaataaataaacatttagaaGGCAGAatcatattttttctttcttccaagCCCCCTCAGACTACATTTTCAGGTTTGGAACAATTTGAATAAAGCTATATGATCATCACCATCACACTGGAGAAGTCAAAACATGTGGCCACACGGTCATATTGACTGTTTCTCTGTAGAAAAGCTGCACTCAAAGCAGCCAGTTTACAGGAGCAGTGACTTAACAGTTTGGCCTCAAACCAAACAATTAGATCCTTTAAATGAGTTTGGTTGAATGAATCAAGGCTGGTGAAACTGAAGCCCATTTCAAAACCTGCAGCCAATGCTGGCCTCCATGTACGTGAGCGTCATATAAACTGCATTAATCACACCGTTGATCGCATCAGATTAATGGCTGTTTTTTGGTCTATGAACAGCATATGTGTGTAGGTATGTAGACTTTTAAGTGATTTACAGTCTTATGAGTTAGAATACCATTAGTGCCACCACCTCACAGCCACAGCCTCCCTCACACGTTCAGTCATAGAGTGCAGCTAATGGTTCCTCTGCTTCTCCATTTGGTCAGTAACTAGTCTACAGGGCCGCTCTGTCACTCACAATTTCCCTGTTGGTCTTCATCACTTTCCACTTTAAATCATGGAGAGCAGAGAAGTCTATACctcacagcaaaaaaaacaggttttcagCTGAAAACCTGAGGTAAAGCCATCTACTGAAGCtttaatgacaaaacaaaatgtatctGAAACACAGCTTTTTCCATGACTGTGAATTTAGCCCATAAATGCTATTCTTGAATTCAGTCAGGTTCTTTATATGAACCATAAAGATTGAAATACAGCAGGCCCGCATACAGCCTCTTTAAGAGAACACCAATCGAAACCACAAACCATGAATAGTGCAGAAATGTGTCAGTGTGCTTTTGAAATTAATCCTTAAAACCCACCAGTctgtcttattttattttatgggACTCACCAGAGGAATCATATGTTTTCTTGTACAGTGCACAGGGCAACATGTGGACCCCAAAGTTCTCAAAGAAAAACTTACACCTACACCCAGAGTTTTACAGCCTGCTCCAAACCCGCAGCATTAATATATGCTGCAGAACTGCCATCATATCAGTTCAGTCCACATGTTTGACTCAGGctgtgctgacacacttcaTTACAACACATTCTGCTGTGACTGCTCCATGACTGTATTTGATTCGAACTACTGTGAACACAGCATATGAACCTTAAAGAACAAGACTAAAAAGTGAGTTAACATACAAGGAGAATATTAGAAAGTTGGAGTCAGCTCTCCATCACAGGTTGTAAACCTCTTGATGTTTAAACAAACAGCTACCTTCTGCTGGCAAATAATAGATCATCATTATAAGTAACCtccttttaaagaaaaactaaaTAGCAATaggtattgttgttgttttggagcAAAAATAAGGATATTTAGGAAAATCGGAAATGTACAAAAACACTATTGACAAACACAGCATGGTGAACAGTGAACATTGATGTATCCTCAGAGGCAATAAAACAGGTATAATTATGCCTATTAGGCTGACATTTTAATTGTAAGAGCAGAAAACATGTTATTGATCAAATCTGAATGCTTTATTGAATAACTGAGACTactgttatatatttttttttgtccaaaatTCGGTCCACACTCATGTTAGTGATCATTACTTGGTGCTTAATTTTCTTAAATGGACCTGAGCTCATACACCTAACTTCTTTAGGAAGCCTCCTTCACTGTGTCAGATTTATTGTTAGTGCACCTAAATGTGTTAATGCCCGTGTTTGTCTTTTCCATCGCACAGACATTGATCTGCCAGACCCTGAGACAAACGATATTGAAAAACCACGCTGCTGCATGGTGTCAATTATAGTTTATCCTTTGGTTTGCCTAACTTTCTGTAGAGTAAGGCCCTGCCTTATTGCTCCCCAGCCTgcctcagtcctcctcctcctcctcctcctccttctcttcaccACATGAAATGGCTGTCTGTGCCAGCCTAGCACTGAGCCTTCATTAGCTTTTACTACCCCACTTGGATGTGTTTAGctttgctctctttctctccctctctgtgtgtctcagtgtgtgtgtgtgtctcaccctctgtatgtgtctgtgtctgcatatGTTTAATTACCAACCCCCGCCCTCCCTTTGGAGTACCCCTCAATGCCATGCCACCATATCATTACACTGTGGCTGCAATTTAAacttcagtcacacacacacacacacacacacacatacacacacaccccaacaGACCCTGGCTGGCCTGCAAATTGTAAAGAGGAGACACTGGGGCACTGTAGAGAGCTGCCTTAGCTCCTTTATTCCTCCCCCTTAAAATGAAGTTCTCAAAtggaaacacacatgtacaaagaAAGCGGTTCTGAGAAAGAatacatgaaaaacacaacagaagttGGAACGGTTCGGAATACTAGAGCAGAACACATCATGACTGATCCACAACTACGTCTGGGGTTCAAACTGTTATTGTTTCAACCAAACAAACCACTTATAAACACAAGGCCTCTGCCTTACGAGGCTCATATTTAGGCCCTTCTGTAAACAGCAAAGCACAGAATGAATCAATTAAAAGGGCATTACGCTGGTTCCTGtttatttaaaacatgtttacactaTATGGGCCCTCCCGCCTGTCTGCATGATTGCCTGGAACTTCgtattcctcctcctccgcctcctgccACCCCTCGACAGGCCCGGTCACAGCCAAGGtataccaaacacacacacacttactgccacatacacacacacatacacacacacagg
This sequence is a window from Parambassis ranga chromosome 17, fParRan2.1, whole genome shotgun sequence. Protein-coding genes within it:
- the kif2c gene encoding kinesin-like protein KIF2C isoform X1 — protein: MEGNLSRLLVGLSVHISRSDGRVHLATVKKVDEVKSSVIVEWHEMNVCRGKEVEVSELYTLNQELFEHINALSDKTPEPPAAVPVKKYDGRLRSSRIPGPALSSAPAVKAAEESVASRVPGRQTCMFEPPAPVAVPTMESPKKQEMFFPDVSSASDLKSSAVPNQQRRKKDAKPAPSLPFVRASIKENDDPEQVPALPAVKGRRKSVAPQELNKGNKRLSTIIKPPDMQTKRGKFGEAFRPNQRFYDMIQEFRETLEITPILTTDKFEPHRICVCVRKRPFNKQEINKKEIDVVSIPGNGALIVHEPKQKVDLTKYLDNQIFHFDYSFDESATNDLVYKFTAKPLVQSIFEGSMATCFAYGQTGSGKTHTMGGDFTGKLQNSAKGIYAFAAQDVFTYLNHRKYAHLDLFACVSFFEIYNGKVFDLINKKAKLRVLEDERQQVQVVGLEEVLVSTAEEVINIVRIGSACRTSGQTSANANSSRSHAVLQIVLRRNDRATTLHGKFSLVDLAGNERGTDVSSDDRSTLVETAEINRSLLALKECIRSLGANSDHIPFRMSTLTKVLRDSFIGEKSRTCMIAMVSPGMASCEYTMNTLRYADRVKELKGNSKASRAPKTQEPVTGISDEESVEDNSVYDAISQVAELQEKVHTDLKRAAELVKAMDETSYNIETGFPAIMNYCKNLQDTVLALQSAMDQERMARQNL
- the kif2c gene encoding kinesin-like protein KIF2C isoform X2; the protein is MEGNLSRLLVGLSVHISRSDGRVHLATVKKVDEVKSSVIVEWHEMNVCRGKEVEVSELYTLNQELFEHINALSDKTPEPPAAVPVKKYDGRLRSSRIPGPALFASRVPGRQTCMFEPPAPVAVPTMESPKKQEMFFPDVSSASDLKSSAVPNQQRRKKDAKPAPSLPFVRASIKENDDPEQVPALPAVKGRRKSVAPQELNKGNKRLSTIIKPPDMQTKRGKFGEAFRPNQRFYDMIQEFRETLEITPILTTDKFEPHRICVCVRKRPFNKQEINKKEIDVVSIPGNGALIVHEPKQKVDLTKYLDNQIFHFDYSFDESATNDLVYKFTAKPLVQSIFEGSMATCFAYGQTGSGKTHTMGGDFTGKLQNSAKGIYAFAAQDVFTYLNHRKYAHLDLFACVSFFEIYNGKVFDLINKKAKLRVLEDERQQVQVVGLEEVLVSTAEEVINIVRIGSACRTSGQTSANANSSRSHAVLQIVLRRNDRATTLHGKFSLVDLAGNERGTDVSSDDRSTLVETAEINRSLLALKECIRSLGANSDHIPFRMSTLTKVLRDSFIGEKSRTCMIAMVSPGMASCEYTMNTLRYADRVKELKGNSKASRAPKTQEPVTGISDEESVEDNSVYDAISQVAELQEKVHTDLKRAAELVKAMDETSYNIETGFPAIMNYCKNLQDTVLALQSAMDQERMARQNL